In Nitrospirota bacterium, a single window of DNA contains:
- a CDS encoding alanine--glyoxylate aminotransferase family protein encodes MLKRYLLAPGPTPIPPEVLMEMSMPIIHHRSTDFIPVLDAAKRGLQWLYQTRNEVLILCSTGTGGMVGSVNNFFSPGDKAIVINGGKFGERWTKICQAYGLQVQEIEVEWGYAVKPSLVKEALEKDPTIKGVFVQASETSTGVYHDIEALGDIVKKYGNTLFIVDAISALVAHDLRTDEWAVDVMVGGSQKGVMLPPGLAFVSISEKAWKMADRAKAPKFYFNFKKEREALAKNQTNFTSAVTLIIGLNRSLEMLQKEGIINVFQRHAKLAHATREAMKAIGLNLFAKESPSNSVTAVLAPEGFDGQEIYKNLRDKYGITAAGGQGQAKGKIFRIAHLGYADTFDVITAVAGVEMVLKGMGYPVKLGSGVAVAEELLLQK; translated from the coding sequence ATGCTTAAACGTTATTTGTTAGCGCCTGGTCCTACGCCAATTCCACCAGAAGTATTAATGGAAATGTCTATGCCTATAATTCACCATCGATCCACAGATTTTATACCTGTCCTCGATGCAGCAAAGAGAGGACTTCAATGGCTATATCAGACAAGGAATGAGGTTTTAATCCTCTGTTCTACAGGCACGGGGGGGATGGTTGGTTCTGTGAATAACTTTTTCAGCCCTGGAGACAAGGCCATTGTAATAAATGGCGGGAAATTTGGTGAACGCTGGACAAAAATCTGTCAGGCCTATGGACTGCAGGTGCAGGAGATAGAAGTAGAATGGGGGTATGCAGTAAAACCATCACTGGTCAAAGAGGCACTGGAAAAAGACCCGACCATAAAAGGTGTGTTTGTCCAGGCATCAGAGACATCCACCGGGGTTTACCATGACATTGAGGCATTAGGCGATATAGTAAAGAAATACGGAAACACCTTATTTATAGTGGATGCGATATCAGCATTAGTGGCCCATGACCTCAGAACTGATGAATGGGCAGTAGATGTAATGGTTGGCGGTTCTCAGAAAGGTGTAATGCTTCCACCAGGACTTGCCTTTGTGAGTATAAGTGAAAAGGCATGGAAGATGGCTGACAGGGCAAAGGCGCCAAAATTTTATTTTAATTTTAAAAAGGAGAGAGAGGCCCTTGCCAAAAACCAGACTAACTTTACCTCGGCAGTGACCCTTATAATAGGGCTGAACAGAAGCCTGGAAATGCTTCAGAAAGAGGGCATTATAAATGTCTTTCAAAGGCATGCAAAGCTTGCCCATGCAACAAGGGAGGCAATGAAGGCAATAGGCCTTAACCTTTTTGCAAAGGAATCCCCGTCAAATTCGGTAACAGCAGTGCTTGCTCCGGAAGGCTTCGATGGCCAGGAGATATATAAAAACCTGAGAGACAAATACGGCATAACTGCAGCCGGTGGCCAGGGGCAGGCAAAAGGGAAAATATTTAGAATAGCCCACCTGGGTTATGCTGACACCTTTGATGTTATAACTGCGGTGGCAGGGGTGGAGATGGTGCTCAAAGGCATGGGATATCCCGTAAAACTCGGCTCTGGCGTTGCAGTGGCAGAAGAGCTGCTACTGCAAAAGTAA